A genomic region of Caulobacter sp. NIBR2454 contains the following coding sequences:
- a CDS encoding phosphocholine-specific phospholipase C: MTQIDRRRLFAAAAGAAGLASLPPAIAKALAIPADRRSGTIMDVDHVVILMQENRSFDHYFGALNGVRGFSDPHPAPVAPVADGAPRNVMLQLGQDDLGQPRLVAPFPLKTRETFEHMRVEGTPHSWPDAQDAWDEGRMGSWAKAKGLHSMGYFERADLPFQYALADAFTVCDAYHCSIMSSTNPNRLFLWSATNDPSGQGGGPALANSHDSRSQVLPPYTWTTYPERLQAAGISWFVYQDMADNFTDNPLIGFKNFQDSMDGKPGSDPELARRGLSTAALDVLRADVLGGRLPQISWVVATAAGSEHPDASSPAQGAAYTAEVIDALTADPKVWARTVLLVMFDENDGFFDHVPPPSPPSRDADAPGGWAGASTVDTVGEYHHRRSPDDREKDRVDLLERPYGLGPRVPFYAVSPWSRGGRVNSEVFDHTSVIRFLETRFGVREPNISPWRRAVCGDLTSIFDFAISDPAAPKLPDIAADAVRAKALPGLTMPPIPTSRRIPAQAPGTRPACPSPYRLDLAWVFGSGGDVTLEFINDGRAGAVFHVYDRLRLDRAPRRYTVEAGKRLSGVWALRDGLYDLQIMGPDGFHRRLAGDLSLDDPALDVQLIGPSGAVLAAPGLMLAAKGEARFGGRSAPGIANPIRLKTGGSGSRQIRVEPADQGRYDLSVIHRDGGFVREFAGRMPRV; the protein is encoded by the coding sequence ATGACCCAGATCGATCGCCGACGCCTCTTCGCCGCGGCCGCCGGCGCCGCCGGCCTGGCGTCCTTGCCGCCCGCCATCGCCAAGGCCTTGGCCATTCCGGCCGACCGGCGCAGCGGCACGATCATGGATGTGGACCACGTAGTCATCCTGATGCAGGAGAACCGCTCCTTCGATCACTACTTCGGCGCCTTGAACGGCGTCCGCGGGTTCAGCGACCCCCACCCCGCGCCGGTGGCGCCCGTCGCCGACGGAGCCCCACGGAACGTCATGCTGCAACTGGGCCAGGACGACCTCGGCCAACCCCGCCTGGTCGCCCCGTTCCCGCTGAAGACGCGCGAGACGTTCGAACACATGCGCGTGGAAGGCACGCCGCACTCTTGGCCCGACGCCCAGGACGCCTGGGACGAAGGCCGCATGGGATCTTGGGCCAAGGCCAAGGGCTTGCATTCGATGGGCTATTTCGAGCGGGCCGACCTTCCGTTCCAGTACGCCCTGGCGGACGCCTTCACCGTCTGTGACGCGTACCATTGCTCGATCATGTCCAGCACCAACCCCAATCGCCTGTTCCTGTGGTCGGCGACCAACGACCCCTCGGGTCAGGGCGGCGGACCCGCCCTCGCCAATTCCCACGATAGCCGAAGCCAGGTTCTCCCGCCCTACACCTGGACGACCTATCCGGAGCGCCTGCAGGCGGCGGGCATCAGCTGGTTCGTCTATCAGGACATGGCTGACAACTTCACCGACAACCCTCTGATCGGTTTCAAGAATTTCCAGGATTCCATGGATGGGAAGCCGGGTTCCGATCCGGAACTGGCGAGGCGCGGCCTGTCCACCGCGGCTCTGGACGTGCTCCGCGCCGACGTGCTCGGCGGCCGTCTGCCGCAGATCTCATGGGTCGTCGCGACGGCTGCGGGCAGCGAGCATCCAGACGCCTCCAGCCCCGCCCAGGGCGCCGCCTACACCGCCGAGGTGATCGACGCCCTGACGGCCGATCCGAAAGTCTGGGCGCGGACCGTGCTGCTCGTCATGTTCGATGAAAACGACGGCTTCTTCGACCACGTGCCGCCCCCGTCTCCGCCCTCGCGCGACGCCGACGCGCCGGGCGGTTGGGCTGGAGCGTCCACCGTCGATACGGTCGGTGAGTATCACCACCGCCGCAGCCCCGACGACCGGGAAAAGGACCGCGTCGATCTTCTGGAACGCCCCTATGGCCTGGGGCCACGGGTGCCGTTCTACGCGGTCTCGCCCTGGAGCCGGGGCGGCCGGGTCAACTCGGAAGTCTTCGACCACACGTCGGTGATCCGCTTTCTGGAGACGCGTTTTGGCGTCAGGGAGCCCAACATCTCACCATGGCGGCGGGCTGTATGTGGCGACCTGACCTCGATCTTCGACTTCGCGATTTCCGACCCCGCCGCCCCGAAGCTCCCGGATATCGCGGCAGACGCCGTGCGGGCCAAGGCGCTGCCTGGGCTGACCATGCCGCCCATTCCCACTTCGCGCCGCATACCGGCCCAGGCGCCGGGAACGCGCCCGGCCTGTCCGTCGCCCTATCGTCTCGATCTGGCCTGGGTTTTCGGTTCGGGCGGCGACGTCACTTTGGAGTTCATCAACGACGGGCGGGCGGGGGCGGTGTTCCACGTCTATGACCGGCTCAGGCTGGATCGGGCGCCGCGCCGCTACACGGTCGAGGCTGGCAAGCGCCTGAGTGGCGTCTGGGCGCTGCGGGACGGCCTATACGACCTGCAGATCATGGGACCGGACGGCTTCCACCGCCGCCTCGCCGGTGATCTGTCACTGGACGACCCCGCGCTCGATGTGCAGCTGATCGGCCCAAGCGGCGCCGTTCTCGCCGCTCCGGGTCTGATGCTGGCGGCGAAGGGGGAGGCCCGCTTCGGCGGTCGCAGCGCGCCGGGCATCGCCAATCCCATTCGCCTGAAAACGGGCGGCTCAGGCTCGCGCCAGATTCGGGTCGAGCCAGCCGATCAGGGTCGTTACGACCTGAGCGTGATCCATCGCGATGGCGGCTTCGTGCGCGAGTTCGCGGGGCGCATGCCCCGCGTCTGA